In a genomic window of Venatoribacter cucullus:
- a CDS encoding acyl-CoA dehydrogenase C-terminal domain-containing protein: MSYQAPLREMQFVLYELLKGDEILPSLPGFEDATREIMDAMLTEGAKLAQNVIAPTNVPGDREGCVYDPVAKTVKTPTGFKEAYQQFAEAGWTALSAPVEYGGQGLPHTLNTLAEEMMCSANLSLGMYPGLTHGAVNALTSYGTDEQKNYYLPKLISGEWTGTMCLTEPQCGTDLALIRTKAEPQADGTYAITGTKIWITGGEHDLVDNIVHLVLAKLPDAPGGSKGISLFLVPKVLPDGSRNTAFCGGLEHKMGIKGSATCVMNFEGAKGTLIGEPHKGLQAMFVMMNSARLMVGTQGLGLGEIAYQVSLGFAKERLQSRSLNGPQAPDKPADPIIVHPDVRRMLLRQKATIEGARAMAYFAALNLDIAHKAEDADTRERADDMVQLLTPVVKAFLTDEGFFCANDGLQLMGGSGFTQDWPLEQYVRDARITRIYEGTNGIQALDLVGRKMGLNGGRSVKRFFGMLESYLKDNADAPFAAHVKDALAKLQKATLWLMQNGMADREQAGAAATPYLRLFALTTVAYFWSRMAQIAQQQLAAGTSETEYYDAKVKTAQFYMEKILPQVNGLLTDIEAGKDSLMQLSVSQF; this comes from the coding sequence CCAGAACGTGATTGCCCCCACCAACGTACCCGGCGACCGTGAAGGCTGTGTGTATGATCCGGTGGCCAAAACCGTAAAAACCCCGACCGGTTTTAAAGAAGCCTATCAGCAGTTTGCTGAAGCTGGCTGGACAGCGCTGTCGGCGCCGGTGGAATACGGTGGTCAGGGCCTGCCGCACACGCTGAATACTCTGGCCGAAGAAATGATGTGCTCGGCCAACCTGTCGCTGGGCATGTATCCGGGTCTGACCCATGGCGCCGTCAATGCGCTGACCAGCTACGGTACCGATGAGCAGAAAAACTACTACCTGCCGAAACTGATCAGCGGTGAATGGACCGGTACCATGTGTCTGACTGAGCCGCAGTGTGGTACTGACCTGGCGCTGATCCGCACCAAGGCGGAACCGCAGGCGGATGGTACTTATGCCATTACCGGCACCAAAATCTGGATCACCGGTGGTGAACACGATCTGGTAGATAACATTGTGCATCTGGTGCTGGCCAAACTGCCGGACGCGCCGGGTGGTTCCAAAGGTATTTCCCTGTTTCTGGTGCCGAAAGTGCTGCCGGACGGTAGCCGTAACACCGCCTTCTGTGGTGGTCTGGAACACAAAATGGGTATCAAAGGTTCCGCCACCTGTGTGATGAACTTTGAAGGCGCCAAGGGCACGTTAATTGGTGAGCCGCACAAAGGTCTGCAGGCCATGTTCGTAATGATGAACAGTGCCCGTCTGATGGTGGGAACCCAGGGGCTTGGTTTGGGCGAAATTGCTTATCAGGTATCGCTGGGCTTTGCCAAAGAGCGTCTGCAGAGCCGTTCGCTGAATGGCCCGCAGGCGCCGGATAAACCGGCTGACCCGATTATCGTGCACCCGGATGTCCGCCGTATGCTGCTGCGCCAGAAAGCCACCATCGAAGGGGCGCGCGCCATGGCGTACTTTGCAGCGCTGAATCTGGATATTGCCCATAAAGCGGAAGATGCTGACACCCGTGAGCGGGCGGACGATATGGTGCAGCTGCTGACGCCGGTGGTGAAAGCCTTCCTCACTGACGAAGGTTTTTTCTGCGCCAATGACGGTCTGCAGCTGATGGGCGGTTCTGGTTTTACTCAGGACTGGCCGCTGGAGCAGTACGTCCGTGATGCCCGCATCACCCGTATTTATGAAGGCACCAACGGCATTCAGGCGCTGGATCTGGTGGGACGGAAAATGGGTCTGAACGGTGGCCGTTCGGTGAAACGCTTCTTCGGCATGCTGGAAAGCTACCTGAAGGACAACGCCGATGCGCCTTTTGCTGCGCATGTAAAAGATGCGCTGGCTAAACTGCAGAAAGCGACCCTGTGGCTGATGCAGAACGGCATGGCCGATCGTGAGCAGGCCGGTGCGGCAGCAACGCCTTACCTGCGTTTGTTTGCCCTCACCACCGTGGCTTACTTCTGGAGCCGTATGGCGCAGATCGCTCAGCAGCAGCTGGCGGCCGGTACCAGCGAAACGGAGTACTATGATGCCAAGGTGAAAACCGCGCAGTTCTACATGGAAAAAATTCTGCCGCAGGTAAATGGTCTGCTGACAGACATTGAAGCGGGTAAAGACAGCCTGATGCAGCTTAGCGTCAGCCAGTTCTGA
- a CDS encoding TIGR01777 family oxidoreductase encodes MSDAILITGGTGFIGQMLVDRWLAAGHRITVLSRRSAWVAQRWLGRVQAVSSFDELSGRFDVVVNLAGEGIADRRWSAARKQALRHSRIDLTHNLVAWASRTGQRFRAVLSGSAIGYYGSFAGLDAYPLHEQDSAGQDFAARLCADWEDAAQPLAALSERLLVLRTGVVLGQQGGMLKRLRLPFSLGLGGVIGDGEQVLSWIHADDYCNAVDFLLQSDITGPVNMTAPHPASNRDFTHTLAQTLRRPALAPLPAFAAKLLFGEMSDLLLKGQRVLPLQLQEQGFEFAYPQLAPALQQLFSR; translated from the coding sequence ATGAGTGATGCGATCCTGATTACCGGAGGAACCGGGTTCATTGGCCAGATGCTGGTTGATCGCTGGCTGGCCGCTGGCCATCGCATTACCGTGCTGTCACGCCGGTCGGCCTGGGTGGCGCAACGTTGGCTGGGGCGGGTGCAGGCGGTCAGCAGTTTTGATGAGCTGTCAGGCCGGTTTGATGTGGTGGTTAATCTGGCCGGTGAGGGCATTGCCGACCGCCGCTGGAGTGCTGCCCGCAAACAAGCCTTGCGCCACAGTCGTATTGATCTGACTCACAATCTGGTTGCCTGGGCCAGCCGTACCGGCCAGCGCTTCCGCGCTGTGCTCAGCGGTTCCGCCATCGGTTACTACGGCAGTTTTGCCGGACTGGATGCTTACCCGCTGCACGAACAGGACAGTGCCGGACAGGATTTTGCCGCGCGTTTGTGTGCCGACTGGGAAGACGCTGCGCAACCGCTGGCGGCCTTAAGTGAGCGCTTGCTTGTCTTGCGCACCGGTGTGGTGCTGGGCCAACAGGGCGGTATGCTCAAGCGCCTGCGCCTGCCGTTTTCACTGGGGCTGGGTGGGGTAATCGGTGATGGTGAACAGGTTTTGTCCTGGATTCATGCCGATGACTACTGTAACGCAGTCGATTTTCTGCTGCAGTCCGATATAACCGGGCCGGTCAACATGACGGCTCCGCATCCGGCTAGCAATCGTGACTTTACTCATACGCTGGCACAAACGCTGCGTCGTCCGGCGCTGGCACCGTTGCCCGCCTTTGCCGCTAAGCTGTTGTTCGGTGAAATGAGTGATTTGTTGCTAAAGGGACAGCGGGTGCTGCCGTTACAGTTGCAGGAGCAGGGGTTTGAGTTTGCCTATCCGCAATTGGCGCCGGCGTTACAGCAGCTGTTCAGCCGCTGA
- the modA gene encoding molybdate ABC transporter substrate-binding protein, translating into MKFPLINLSLLLLLALPVRADVLVAVASNFTAPAQAIAAAFEQQTGQRVRLAFGASGKLTAQIVQGAPFEIFLSADQAKPELLVAQGQAVAASRFTYAMGKLVLWTVQDGVEPYQQLTQNYSARLALADPRLAPYGVAAQQTLSSLNLLESTRRQWVMGENISQTWQFVATGNAPLGLVALSQVMENGQIVRGSGWVVPQALYQPIHQDAVLLKKGAQNPAAQAFLRYLQQPQAQAIMQRFGYGIE; encoded by the coding sequence ATGAAATTTCCTCTTATTAATCTGTCTTTGTTGTTACTGCTGGCGTTACCCGTACGTGCCGATGTGCTGGTGGCGGTGGCGTCTAATTTTACCGCGCCGGCGCAGGCCATTGCTGCCGCTTTTGAGCAACAGACAGGGCAGCGGGTACGGCTGGCCTTTGGCGCTTCCGGCAAACTGACCGCCCAGATTGTACAGGGCGCTCCTTTTGAGATTTTCTTATCGGCTGACCAGGCCAAGCCTGAATTATTGGTCGCACAGGGGCAGGCCGTTGCTGCCAGTCGTTTTACTTACGCCATGGGCAAACTGGTGTTGTGGACGGTGCAGGACGGTGTCGAACCCTATCAGCAATTAACGCAAAACTATTCAGCCAGGCTGGCGCTGGCCGACCCGCGTCTGGCGCCTTACGGCGTGGCCGCTCAGCAAACGCTCAGTTCTTTGAACTTGCTGGAATCTACACGCCGCCAATGGGTGATGGGTGAGAATATTTCCCAGACCTGGCAATTTGTCGCCACTGGTAATGCGCCGCTGGGGTTGGTGGCCTTGTCGCAGGTGATGGAAAACGGCCAGATCGTGCGCGGCAGTGGCTGGGTAGTACCACAGGCATTGTATCAGCCGATTCATCAGGATGCGGTCTTGCTGAAAAAAGGCGCACAGAATCCGGCGGCGCAGGCTTTTCTGCGGTATTTGCAGCAGCCGCAAGCGCAAGCCATTATGCAGCGCTTTGGTTATGGCATTGAATAA
- the modB gene encoding molybdate ABC transporter permease subunit, with protein sequence MLSADDWQAIGLTLRLAALVTLLLLLLGTPLAWWLARTRSVFRGPVSALVALPLVLPPTVLGFYLLLAMGPNGPLGAVTQALGIGLLPFTFSGLVVASLLYSLPFVVQPIQNAIEAMGERPLEAAATLGAGPLDRFFTVVLPQAKPGILTAAVLGFAHTIGEFGVVLMMGGNIPGETRLIAVQIYNHVEALDYASAHRLSLLMLTFSFVVLLLMYSLNRHSRLNFSVGRR encoded by the coding sequence TTGCTGAGTGCCGATGACTGGCAGGCCATTGGCTTAACGCTGAGGCTGGCGGCATTGGTCACGCTGTTATTGTTGCTGCTCGGTACGCCGCTGGCCTGGTGGCTGGCGCGCACGCGTTCTGTTTTTCGTGGCCCGGTGTCGGCGCTGGTGGCATTGCCGCTGGTGCTGCCACCGACCGTCCTTGGTTTTTATTTATTACTTGCCATGGGGCCCAATGGGCCACTGGGTGCGGTTACTCAGGCGCTGGGCATTGGCTTATTACCCTTTACCTTTTCCGGCCTGGTAGTGGCTTCGCTGCTGTATTCGCTGCCCTTTGTGGTGCAACCCATTCAGAACGCCATCGAGGCCATGGGCGAGCGCCCACTGGAAGCCGCTGCCACACTCGGCGCCGGGCCACTGGACCGCTTTTTTACCGTGGTGTTGCCGCAGGCTAAGCCGGGCATCTTAACCGCTGCGGTATTGGGCTTTGCGCATACCATCGGCGAGTTCGGGGTGGTGCTTATGATGGGCGGCAATATTCCCGGCGAAACCCGCCTGATTGCGGTGCAGATATACAACCATGTGGAGGCGCTGGATTACGCCAGTGCGCACCGGTTATCGCTGCTGATGCTGACCTTTTCTTTTGTGGTGTTGTTGCTGATGTACAGCCTGAACCGTCATAGCCGGCTTAATTTCTCGGTGGGGCGGCGATGA
- the modC gene encoding molybdenum ABC transporter ATP-binding protein codes for MSQYLQIQLDGHLGDFHLQLQTRLPATGVTAVFGPSGCGKSTLLRSIAGLNHMGTVQFGDQMWSDQRTFVPPERRPLAMVFQDAGLLSHLTVQGNLDYGLKRAARRGLTPMNAQQCHDVLALLDVLPLLKRSVQALSGGERQRVALARALIINPPLLMLDEPLSALDTRRKQEVLPYLRRIREVYQGCLLYVSHALDEVIALADQLLVLDNGRLQAQGSLAEVLPVLNLGDDTSSVLNGQVVDVAADGLAKLQVAEGVAFWLPATGVTQGDHCRLRVLARDVSISLSRATDSSILNIVPARIQLLTDTGSACRVQLQLNGGQILLAQLTHRSAAQLQLQPGMDVWAQVKSVALSQ; via the coding sequence ATGAGTCAGTACTTACAGATTCAGCTCGATGGTCATTTAGGCGATTTTCACCTGCAGCTGCAAACCCGCTTACCGGCGACGGGGGTGACGGCTGTTTTCGGACCGTCCGGGTGTGGCAAAAGCACCTTATTACGCAGCATTGCCGGCCTGAATCACATGGGAACCGTGCAGTTTGGCGACCAGATGTGGAGTGATCAGCGCACCTTCGTGCCACCGGAGCGCCGGCCGCTGGCCATGGTGTTTCAGGATGCTGGTCTGCTCTCCCATCTGACCGTGCAGGGCAATCTGGATTACGGTCTGAAGCGGGCAGCACGGCGCGGCTTAACGCCCATGAATGCCCAGCAATGCCATGACGTCTTAGCCTTGCTGGACGTATTGCCGTTACTGAAGCGGTCGGTACAGGCGCTGTCGGGTGGCGAGCGACAGCGGGTGGCATTGGCGCGAGCCCTGATCATTAACCCACCTTTGCTGATGCTGGACGAGCCATTGTCGGCACTGGATACGCGGCGTAAACAGGAGGTTTTGCCTTACTTGCGCCGTATCCGGGAGGTGTATCAGGGCTGTCTGTTGTACGTCAGTCATGCTCTGGATGAAGTCATTGCGCTGGCCGATCAGCTGCTGGTTCTGGATAACGGCCGTTTGCAGGCACAGGGGAGTTTGGCGGAGGTGCTGCCGGTACTGAATCTGGGCGATGACACCAGCAGCGTGCTGAATGGACAGGTAGTGGACGTCGCGGCGGATGGACTGGCAAAACTGCAGGTCGCCGAGGGCGTTGCCTTTTGGTTGCCGGCCACCGGGGTTACGCAGGGTGACCACTGTCGCCTGCGCGTATTGGCCCGCGACGTCAGTATCAGTCTCAGCCGTGCGACCGACAGCAGCATTCTCAATATTGTGCCGGCCCGCATTCAGTTACTCACCGATACCGGCAGCGCCTGTCGGGTGCAGTTACAGCTGAACGGTGGGCAGATATTACTGGCGCAACTCACCCATCGTTCAGCAGCCCAACTGCAATTGCAGCCGGGCATGGATGTATGGGCACAGGTGAAGTCCGTTGCGCTGAGTCAGTAA
- a CDS encoding FMN-binding glutamate synthase family protein — protein sequence MVDQVFVIAAYGINIVLGLLALVFLGLLLWVVVAYRVDVRQTRHTVRRNFPVLGRFRYSLEHLGEFFRQYFFAMDREEMPFNRAERTWVYRAAKKLNTTIAFGSTRRLDIPGTILFVNSPFPALEQDAVPPQPVTFGEYCRSPYTTSALINISGMSYGALSKPAVQALSKGAAMAGCWMNTGEGGLSPYHLEGGCDLVLQIGTAKYGVRNEFGELDEQRLHEIAGHEQVRMIEIKLSQGAKPGKGGILPGGKVTPDIAAIRMIPVGEDSISPNGHPEIRSVEDLLDMVARVRAVTGKPTGFKTVLGGVEWIQDLCRAIQARGPESAPDFITLDGAEGGTGAAPQALMDYMGLPLTLALPMLVDVLDEYSLRPRIRVIASGKLITPDRVAWALCAGADMAVTARGFMFALGCIQALQCNKNTCPTGITTHNPQLQRGLVEADKAQRVANFVQTMVQEVGVIAHSCGVHEPRKLGRQHARIVQPDGEAPLLSQRYG from the coding sequence ATGGTTGATCAGGTGTTTGTGATTGCCGCTTACGGCATCAATATTGTGCTGGGGTTACTGGCGCTGGTGTTTCTGGGGTTGCTGCTGTGGGTAGTGGTGGCGTACCGGGTGGATGTGCGGCAAACCCGCCATACCGTGCGGCGAAATTTTCCGGTGCTGGGGCGCTTTCGCTATTCGCTGGAACATCTGGGCGAATTTTTCCGCCAGTATTTTTTTGCCATGGACCGCGAAGAAATGCCCTTCAACCGCGCTGAGCGCACCTGGGTGTACCGGGCGGCAAAAAAACTGAACACCACCATCGCCTTTGGCTCTACCCGCCGGCTGGATATTCCCGGCACCATTTTGTTTGTGAACAGCCCTTTTCCGGCGCTGGAGCAGGACGCAGTGCCACCCCAGCCCGTCACCTTCGGCGAATACTGCCGTTCCCCTTACACCACGTCGGCGTTAATTAATATTTCCGGCATGAGCTATGGCGCGCTGTCAAAGCCGGCGGTACAGGCGTTGTCGAAAGGCGCGGCCATGGCCGGCTGCTGGATGAATACCGGCGAAGGTGGTTTGTCGCCTTATCATCTGGAAGGCGGCTGTGACCTGGTGCTGCAGATTGGTACGGCGAAGTACGGCGTGCGCAATGAATTCGGCGAGCTGGATGAACAGCGCCTGCACGAAATCGCCGGCCATGAGCAGGTGCGCATGATTGAAATTAAACTCAGCCAGGGCGCCAAGCCGGGTAAGGGCGGTATTTTGCCTGGCGGTAAGGTGACGCCGGATATCGCTGCTATTCGTATGATTCCGGTCGGAGAAGACTCCATCAGCCCCAATGGCCACCCGGAAATTCGCTCGGTAGAGGATTTGCTGGATATGGTGGCCAGGGTGCGCGCGGTTACGGGTAAGCCAACGGGCTTTAAAACTGTACTGGGCGGGGTGGAGTGGATTCAGGACTTATGTCGGGCCATTCAGGCCCGGGGGCCGGAAAGTGCCCCCGATTTTATTACCCTCGATGGCGCTGAGGGCGGTACCGGAGCGGCGCCGCAGGCGTTAATGGACTATATGGGCCTGCCGCTGACGCTGGCGTTGCCGATGCTGGTAGATGTGCTGGACGAATACAGCCTGCGTCCGCGCATTCGTGTCATTGCTTCCGGCAAACTGATTACCCCGGACCGGGTGGCCTGGGCTTTGTGTGCTGGCGCCGATATGGCGGTGACGGCGCGGGGCTTTATGTTTGCGCTGGGCTGTATTCAGGCGCTGCAGTGCAATAAGAACACCTGTCCGACCGGCATCACCACCCACAATCCACAGCTGCAACGTGGGCTGGTGGAGGCCGACAAAGCCCAACGGGTGGCTAATTTTGTTCAGACCATGGTGCAGGAAGTGGGGGTGATTGCGCATTCCTGTGGTGTGCATGAGCCACGCAAGCTGGGGCGCCAGCATGCCCGTATCGTGCAGCCGGATGGGGAGGCGCCGTTGTTGTCGCAACGCTATGGCTGA
- the aceE gene encoding pyruvate dehydrogenase (acetyl-transferring), homodimeric type yields the protein MEEKTHSQGAGFAQDPDPQETKEWLDAIHSVIRAEGIERAHFLIERIAERATRDGLPLPYALNTPYRNTISPENEAPMPGDLFMERRIRSLIRWNALVMVLRANKDGAGDLGGHISSFASSATLYDVGFNHFFRAPDANREESPLGDLIYYQGHISPGIYARSFLEGRFEEADLERFRREALAPGLSSYPHPKLMPDYWQFPTVSMGLGPLQAIYQAHFMRYLSARGLVPRKGRKVWAFLGDGECDEPESLGAIGLAGREKLENLIFVVNCNLQRLDGPVRGNSKIIQELEGQFRGAGWNVIKVVWGRHWDPLLAKDRSGMLQRRMDETVDGDYQNYKAKGGKYTREHFFEVYPELKELIKDLSDEDIFRLNRGGHDPYKVYAAYHAAMNHKGQPTVILAHTIKGYGMGAEAEGQNQAHQVKKLDLDSVRKFRDHFDIPVRDEDLPHLPFYRPSKDSPELTYMRKQREKLGGYLPQRNEQWGALTAPELDFFKTQLEGTGEREISTTMAFVRIMSQLLKDKIMGDRVVPIVPDEARTFGMEGLFKQIGIYSSEGQQYEPVDQGQLLVYREDKKGRILEEGINEAGAFAAWMAAASSYSTNGLAMIPFYIYYSMFGFQRVGDLAWAAGDMQCQGFLIGATSGRTTLNGEGLQHQDGHSHILASTIPNCVSYDPTYAYEMAVIVQDGLKRMYEKKEKVFYYITSLNENYPHPAMPEGVEEGIRRGIYRLKKSTVKAKKAAPVQLLGSGSILRQVEQAAAWLEQQGVAADVWSVTSFNELRRDGLACERTDYLTAGEQQPLPYVTRQLQDSQGPIIAATDHMKAFAEQIRPFIPAGRRYKTLGTDGFGRSDTRESLRRFFEVDWQHVAWAAGVELAKAGQLTPQQLQQWRTELNIDAAKPDPLYS from the coding sequence ATGGAAGAAAAAACGCATTCTCAGGGTGCCGGTTTTGCACAGGACCCGGACCCGCAGGAAACCAAAGAATGGCTGGATGCCATTCACTCTGTTATCCGCGCCGAAGGTATTGAGCGCGCCCATTTTCTGATTGAACGCATTGCTGAACGCGCCACCCGTGATGGCTTGCCGCTGCCCTATGCGCTCAACACGCCCTATCGCAATACCATTTCCCCGGAAAACGAAGCGCCGATGCCGGGCGACCTGTTTATGGAACGCCGCATCCGCTCGTTAATCCGCTGGAATGCGCTGGTGATGGTGCTGCGCGCCAATAAAGACGGCGCCGGTGATCTGGGTGGCCATATTTCCAGTTTTGCCTCCAGCGCCACTCTGTACGACGTGGGTTTTAACCATTTTTTCCGCGCTCCGGATGCTAACCGGGAAGAGTCCCCGCTTGGTGATCTGATTTATTATCAGGGCCATATTTCCCCGGGTATTTACGCCCGTTCTTTCCTGGAAGGCCGCTTTGAAGAAGCCGATTTGGAACGTTTCCGCCGTGAAGCGCTGGCGCCGGGATTATCGTCTTACCCGCACCCAAAATTAATGCCGGATTACTGGCAGTTCCCCACCGTTTCTATGGGCCTTGGCCCGCTGCAGGCCATTTATCAGGCGCATTTTATGCGCTATTTATCGGCTCGCGGGCTGGTGCCGCGTAAAGGCCGCAAGGTGTGGGCTTTCCTCGGTGATGGTGAATGTGATGAGCCGGAATCTCTGGGCGCCATTGGTCTGGCTGGCCGCGAAAAACTGGAAAACCTGATCTTTGTGGTGAACTGTAACCTGCAGCGCCTGGATGGTCCGGTGCGTGGTAACAGCAAAATTATTCAGGAGCTGGAAGGCCAGTTCCGCGGTGCCGGCTGGAACGTTATTAAAGTGGTGTGGGGCCGGCATTGGGACCCGCTGCTCGCCAAAGACCGCAGCGGTATGCTGCAGCGGCGTATGGATGAAACCGTGGATGGCGATTATCAGAATTACAAAGCCAAGGGCGGTAAATACACCCGTGAACACTTTTTTGAAGTGTATCCCGAGCTGAAAGAGCTGATTAAAGACCTGAGCGATGAGGATATTTTCCGTCTGAACCGCGGTGGCCACGATCCGTACAAGGTGTATGCGGCTTACCACGCAGCGATGAATCACAAAGGTCAGCCCACCGTTATTCTGGCGCATACCATCAAAGGCTATGGCATGGGTGCCGAGGCCGAAGGCCAGAACCAGGCCCACCAGGTGAAAAAACTGGATCTGGACAGCGTGCGAAAATTCCGCGACCACTTCGATATTCCGGTGCGCGACGAAGACTTACCGCATCTGCCGTTCTACCGGCCGTCGAAAGACAGCCCGGAACTCACCTATATGCGCAAGCAGCGGGAAAAACTGGGTGGTTATTTACCGCAGCGTAATGAGCAGTGGGGTGCCTTAACCGCACCAGAACTGGATTTCTTTAAAACCCAGCTGGAAGGCACCGGGGAGCGGGAAATTTCCACCACCATGGCCTTTGTGCGCATTATGTCGCAACTGCTGAAAGACAAAATTATGGGCGACCGTGTGGTACCCATTGTGCCGGACGAAGCCCGTACCTTTGGTATGGAAGGCCTGTTCAAACAAATCGGCATTTATTCTTCGGAAGGGCAGCAGTACGAACCGGTCGATCAGGGCCAGTTGCTGGTGTACCGCGAAGATAAAAAAGGCCGAATTCTCGAAGAAGGCATTAACGAAGCCGGTGCCTTTGCCGCCTGGATGGCTGCTGCGAGTTCTTACAGCACCAACGGCCTGGCGATGATTCCGTTCTACATTTATTACTCCATGTTCGGTTTCCAGCGGGTTGGCGATTTAGCCTGGGCTGCTGGTGATATGCAGTGTCAGGGTTTCCTGATTGGCGCCACCTCCGGCCGTACCACTCTGAACGGTGAAGGCCTGCAGCATCAGGATGGCCACAGCCATATTCTGGCCTCTACCATCCCCAACTGCGTCAGCTATGACCCGACCTATGCCTACGAAATGGCAGTGATTGTTCAGGACGGTCTGAAGCGCATGTACGAGAAGAAAGAAAAAGTCTTCTACTACATCACCAGTCTGAACGAAAACTACCCGCACCCGGCTATGCCGGAAGGCGTGGAAGAAGGCATCCGGCGCGGTATTTACCGGCTGAAGAAATCCACCGTCAAAGCGAAAAAAGCCGCTCCGGTGCAGCTGCTGGGCAGTGGTTCCATTCTGCGGCAGGTCGAGCAGGCCGCCGCTTGGCTGGAACAACAGGGCGTCGCCGCTGATGTCTGGAGTGTTACATCGTTCAACGAGCTGCGCCGCGATGGTCTGGCCTGTGAGCGTACCGATTACCTCACCGCCGGTGAGCAACAGCCGCTGCCTTATGTGACCCGGCAGCTGCAGGATTCTCAGGGCCCGATCATTGCCGCCACCGACCATATGAAGGCTTTTGCGGAACAGATCCGCCCCTTTATTCCGGCCGGCCGGCGTTACAAAACCCTGGGTACCGACGGCTTCGGCCGCAGCGATACCCGCGAAAGTCTGCGGCGCTTCTTTGAAGTGGATTGGCAACACGTTGCCTGGGCGGCGGGGGTGGAGCTGGCCAAAGCCGGTCAGCTGACCCCGCAACAACTGCAACAATGGCGCACCGAACTGAACATCGATGCCGCCAAACCCGATCCGCTGTATAGCTGA
- the aceF gene encoding dihydrolipoyllysine-residue acetyltransferase, which yields MTTLKIPDLGGSSQVEVIELMVQAGEQVSADQGVLVLETDKATMEIPAEQAGVITKLLVKVGDKVSTGDAFAELDASAAAAKPAEEKPAEEKPAEEKPAAAPAGKTAAETTPVTTPAAPATAQPVSSASAPAAADMASASSDDSVHAGPAVRKLARELGADLAQIKGSGNRGRIQKEDVHAFVKQRMQSGAASGGSGVPAVPEVDFSQFGPVHTQPLNNVKRATARAMTIANLNVPQVTQFDQADITDLEAYRVQQNARYAKQGIKFSLVPFVLKALAHCLREFPTFNASLNRNGEELILKDYVHIGVAVDTPKGLLVPVLRDVDKKTVTEITQELQEKAVLAREGKLPLAQMQGGCCSLSSLGGIGGTAFTPIVNPPEVAILGLSKATMQPVWDGQSFVPRLMLPLSLSYDHRVIDGAEAARFSQRLVACLQDLREIIM from the coding sequence ATGACAACATTGAAAATTCCGGATCTGGGTGGGTCCAGCCAGGTCGAGGTGATTGAACTGATGGTGCAGGCCGGTGAACAGGTCAGCGCCGATCAGGGCGTACTGGTACTGGAAACCGATAAAGCGACCATGGAAATCCCGGCTGAACAGGCCGGGGTGATTACCAAACTGCTGGTGAAGGTTGGCGATAAAGTCAGCACCGGCGATGCCTTTGCCGAGCTGGATGCCAGTGCAGCGGCCGCAAAACCGGCAGAAGAAAAACCGGCAGAAGAAAAACCGGCAGAAGAAAAGCCGGCGGCTGCGCCGGCCGGAAAAACCGCAGCAGAAACAACGCCGGTGACAACCCCGGCTGCCCCCGCCACTGCACAACCTGTGTCGTCAGCATCCGCTCCGGCGGCTGCAGACATGGCCAGCGCGAGCAGCGATGACAGCGTTCACGCCGGCCCGGCGGTGCGCAAACTGGCGCGCGAGCTGGGGGCTGATCTGGCGCAGATTAAGGGCAGCGGTAACCGCGGACGGATTCAGAAAGAAGATGTCCATGCCTTTGTAAAACAGCGTATGCAGAGTGGCGCTGCCAGCGGTGGTTCCGGCGTGCCGGCCGTGCCGGAAGTTGATTTCAGCCAGTTCGGACCGGTTCATACGCAACCGCTGAACAATGTTAAACGGGCTACCGCCCGCGCTATGACCATTGCTAACCTCAACGTGCCACAGGTCACCCAGTTTGATCAGGCCGATATTACCGACCTGGAAGCCTACCGGGTGCAGCAGAATGCGCGCTATGCGAAACAGGGGATTAAGTTCTCACTGGTGCCTTTTGTGCTGAAGGCACTGGCGCATTGTCTGCGTGAATTTCCTACCTTCAACGCATCGCTCAATCGCAACGGTGAAGAGCTGATTCTGAAAGACTATGTACACATCGGTGTGGCGGTGGATACACCGAAAGGCCTGTTGGTACCGGTATTGCGCGATGTGGATAAGAAGACGGTTACAGAAATTACACAGGAGTTGCAGGAAAAAGCGGTACTGGCGCGGGAAGGTAAGCTACCCTTAGCTCAGATGCAGGGCGGGTGTTGCAGCCTGTCCAGCCTGGGGGGAATCGGTGGTACCGCTTTTACCCCCATCGTAAATCCACCGGAAGTGGCTATTCTGGGCCTGTCGAAGGCCACGATGCAGCCTGTGTGGGATGGCCAGAGTTTTGTACCGAGGCTGATGTTGCCGTTGTCGCTGTCTTACGATCACCGGGTGATCGATGGCGCTGAAGCGGCGCGCTTCAGCCAGCGGTTGGTGGCCTGCCTGCAGGATCTGCGGGAAATTATAATGTAG